The proteins below are encoded in one region of Triticum aestivum cultivar Chinese Spring chromosome 1B, IWGSC CS RefSeq v2.1, whole genome shotgun sequence:
- the LOC123087948 gene encoding uncharacterized protein, translating to MFRRSGGGGVRGKTAAASTSTGTELPVDGAVRVTKVDKIQAYNLVSRPSVHHAIVPATSGPAESLAVSVVRVVDVVDEAVRVTKVDRIQAYNLVSRPSVHHAISPATSGPAESLAVRVVRFGDVVDEESDGLISVTIT from the coding sequence ATGTTCCGGCGCAGCGGCGGTGGCGGTGTCAGGGGCAAGACGGCGGCTGCGAGCACCAGCACGGGCACTGAGCTGCCCGTCGATGGAGCTGTGCGGGTGACGAAAGTGGACAAGATCCAGGCTTACAATCTCGTCTCGAGGCCGTCGGTGCACCACGCCATCGTGCCGGCGACGTCGGGGCCGGCGGAGAGCCTCGCCGTCAGTGTTGTCCGGGTGGTGGACGTCGTGGACGAAGCTGTGCGGGTGACCAAAGTGGACAGGATCCAGGCTTACAATCTCGTCTCCAGGCCGTCGGTGCACCACGCCATCTCGCCGGCGACGTCAGGGCCGGCGGAGAGCCTGGCCGTGAGGGTAGTCCGGTTCGGGGACGTCGTGGACGAAGAATCCGACGGCCTCATCTCGGTGACCATCACATAG